A part of Streptomyces sp. NBC_00557 genomic DNA contains:
- a CDS encoding VOC family protein produces MTSRLIALSFDAHQPERLAHFWSGVLGLERADDSYDGVALMSGNDAGYRLGFRPTQAQKVAQNRLHFDLTSSSLEDQQETVARALDLGAQHTDVGQGPDASHVVLADPEGNEFCVIEPGNNFLAGCGFIGALACDGSQAVGYFWSEALGWPLVWDQDEETAIQSPNGGTKITWGGPPLMPDPGKDLHFDLAPDGDQQAEVERLLSLGAKRLDPAHGEDGSVLLADPDGNKFRLHR; encoded by the coding sequence ATGACCAGCCGACTCATCGCACTCTCCTTCGACGCACACCAGCCGGAGCGCCTAGCGCATTTCTGGTCCGGAGTCCTGGGCTTGGAGAGAGCCGACGATTCCTACGACGGCGTCGCCCTGATGTCCGGGAACGACGCCGGCTACCGCCTCGGCTTCCGTCCCACCCAGGCGCAGAAGGTCGCCCAGAACCGGCTGCACTTCGACCTGACCAGCTCCTCCCTGGAGGACCAGCAGGAGACCGTGGCCAGGGCACTCGACCTCGGCGCGCAGCACACCGACGTGGGCCAGGGACCGGACGCGTCCCATGTGGTGCTCGCCGACCCCGAGGGCAACGAGTTCTGCGTCATCGAGCCGGGCAACAATTTCCTCGCCGGCTGTGGCTTCATCGGAGCGCTCGCCTGCGATGGTTCGCAGGCCGTGGGCTACTTCTGGAGCGAGGCGCTGGGCTGGCCGCTGGTCTGGGACCAGGACGAGGAGACCGCCATCCAGTCGCCGAACGGCGGTACGAAGATCACGTGGGGCGGTCCGCCGTTGATGCCGGACCCCGGCAAGGACCTGCACTTCGACCTCGCACCGGACGGCGATCAGCAGGCGGAGGTCGAGCGCCTGCTCTCCCTCGGAGCGAAGCGTCTCGACCCCGCCCACGGCGAGGACGGCTCGGTGCTGCTGGCCGACCCCGACGGCAACAAGTTCCGCTTGCATCGGTGA